A part of Vulcanisaeta moutnovskia 768-28 genomic DNA contains:
- a CDS encoding thiolase domain-containing protein, giving the protein MRGVAVVGIGHAKFGRRTDTTLGELAWEAVKEALEDARLDQKDIQYFVVGNAGGWSAESLPAVIVGEYCGLSPKGTMRVEAACATGSAALYNAYLAVASGMADIAMAIGVEKMYESPTPTVVEFIGRAGNYFWEFENFGLTFPGYYALYMTAYMNRFGATEEDFCRVAVKNHYYGSINPKAQFYGLKINIDQCLKSRYVAWPIKLYDSSPITDGAAAAILVSEELARKITDTPVWIRSVGVATGTANLSRRPDFIGLDAAYQAAEQAFKRIGIEHRDTWKYFDVANVHDCFTIAEVMAYEDLGFVERGMGIQLVRNEQTYKGGLIPVNLDGGLKAKGHPIGATGVSMAVEMTKQLRQGVEPRDRQADIYTGWALAHNVGGTGHYAYVTIYSLDKDGSPKVKPKR; this is encoded by the coding sequence ATGAGGGGGGTTGCGGTTGTTGGGATTGGCCATGCGAAGTTTGGGCGTAGGACCGACACAACCTTAGGTGAGCTTGCCTGGGAGGCTGTTAAGGAGGCACTTGAGGATGCAAGGCTTGATCAGAAGGATATTCAGTACTTCGTTGTTGGTAATGCAGGTGGTTGGAGCGCCGAGTCATTACCCGCCGTGATTGTTGGTGAGTACTGTGGGTTAAGTCCGAAGGGTACTATGAGGGTTGAGGCGGCATGCGCCACTGGTAGTGCTGCCCTCTATAATGCCTACTTAGCCGTGGCTTCGGGAATGGCCGACATAGCCATGGCAATAGGTGTGGAGAAAATGTACGAATCACCAACACCAACAGTTGTTGAATTCATTGGTAGGGCAGGTAATTACTTCTGGGAGTTTGAGAACTTTGGTTTAACATTCCCAGGTTATTATGCACTATACATGACGGCTTACATGAATAGATTTGGAGCCACTGAGGAGGACTTCTGCAGGGTTGCCGTTAAGAACCATTATTACGGATCAATAAACCCCAAGGCCCAGTTCTATGGGTTGAAAATAAACATTGATCAATGCCTCAAGTCCAGGTATGTGGCCTGGCCCATTAAACTCTACGACTCAAGCCCAATAACCGATGGCGCAGCCGCAGCGATACTAGTCAGTGAAGAGTTGGCTAGGAAGATAACGGACACGCCAGTGTGGATTAGATCCGTGGGCGTGGCAACAGGTACAGCAAACCTGAGTAGGAGACCCGACTTCATAGGGCTCGATGCAGCCTACCAAGCAGCTGAGCAAGCGTTCAAGAGGATTGGCATCGAGCATAGGGACACTTGGAAGTACTTCGATGTTGCTAATGTTCATGATTGCTTCACGATAGCTGAGGTCATGGCTTACGAGGACCTGGGATTCGTGGAAAGGGGCATGGGTATTCAACTGGTTAGGAATGAACAGACCTACAAGGGTGGCTTAATACCCGTTAATCTGGATGGCGGTCTCAAGGCAAAGGGCCATCCCATAGGGGCTACGGGGGTTAGTATGGCTGTTGAGATGACCAAGCAGTTAAGGCAGGGTGTTGAGCCTAGGGATAGGCAGGCCGATATCTATACTGGTTGGGCATTGGCGCATAACGTTGGTGGTACTGGCCATTACGCTTATGTAACTATATACTCACTTGATAAGGATGGTTCGCCGAAGGTGAAGCCCAAGAGGTGA
- a CDS encoding Zn-ribbon domain-containing OB-fold protein produces the protein MVMSLEAKYEEFWRQSIKQLNEVVKATGLPIAPDEKGQYSLWYDVREMRLRFSISVERIKKFFDGLREGKIYATRCRRCGRYYFPPQVDCPYCKVSDMDWVETSGEGELLTYTVINTKPLTYSHYPDYIVAIARMREGFNVLAWLRVDDPRKVKVGMRVKLQVVKREPEGYLTYEFIPMEQ, from the coding sequence ATGGTGATGTCCCTGGAGGCTAAGTATGAGGAGTTTTGGAGGCAATCTATTAAGCAGCTGAATGAAGTTGTCAAGGCCACTGGACTACCCATAGCGCCTGATGAGAAGGGTCAATACAGCTTGTGGTATGATGTTAGGGAGATGAGGCTTAGGTTCTCGATTAGTGTTGAGAGGATTAAGAAGTTCTTTGATGGTTTGAGGGAGGGCAAGATCTACGCCACCAGATGCAGGAGGTGCGGTAGGTATTACTTCCCGCCCCAGGTGGATTGCCCGTACTGTAAGGTCAGTGATATGGATTGGGTTGAGACTAGTGGTGAGGGTGAATTACTAACCTATACCGTAATAAACACGAAGCCCTTAACATACTCGCACTATCCAGATTACATAGTGGCTATTGCAAGGATGAGGGAGGGATTCAATGTGCTGGCTTGGTTGAGGGTTGATGATCCAAGGAAGGTTAAGGTTGGCATGAGGGTTAAGCTTCAGGTTGTTAAGAGGGAGCCTGAGGGTTACTTAACGTATGAATTCATACCTATGGAGCAATAG
- a CDS encoding enoyl-CoA hydratase-related protein, whose translation MYRYLVIDERDSVTIFTLNRPERLNALGPELRAELLDALRRFNNDPKKRVGIITGSGKAFSAGADISTKPSEPGTVNLEDELRNSFHLILREIRFSDKLFIAAINGVAAGAGISLAVACDFAFASKSSRFVMAFQNIGLAPDTGLTLMMARLVGAKALRYLLVGGEFTAEEAESMGLIKVVDDPLGEAIKFANEIAQGPFRAYVHSKKLINEALFKDLEQFLVTEARLQGELGNTHDFIEGVSAFLEKRRPRFVGY comes from the coding sequence ATGTATAGGTACTTGGTTATTGATGAGAGGGATTCCGTAACTATATTCACGCTTAATAGGCCGGAGAGATTGAATGCATTAGGGCCTGAGCTCAGGGCTGAGTTATTGGATGCGCTGCGTAGGTTCAATAATGACCCGAAAAAGAGGGTTGGCATAATAACCGGTTCTGGTAAGGCGTTCTCGGCGGGTGCCGACATATCAACTAAGCCAAGTGAGCCTGGAACCGTCAATCTTGAGGACGAACTTAGGAACTCCTTCCACCTAATTCTGAGGGAGATAAGGTTTAGTGATAAGTTATTCATTGCGGCGATTAATGGTGTAGCCGCGGGCGCCGGTATTAGTCTTGCCGTCGCATGTGATTTCGCCTTTGCGTCAAAGAGTTCTAGGTTTGTTATGGCGTTTCAAAACATTGGGTTAGCACCTGATACTGGGTTAACGCTTATGATGGCTAGATTAGTTGGTGCCAAGGCACTTAGGTACCTGCTAGTTGGTGGTGAGTTCACGGCTGAGGAGGCTGAGTCCATGGGACTCATCAAGGTTGTTGATGACCCATTAGGAGAGGCCATTAAGTTTGCTAATGAGATTGCTCAAGGTCCATTTAGAGCATACGTACATAGTAAGAAATTGATTAATGAAGCGTTGTTTAAGGACCTTGAGCAGTTCCTAGTGACCGAGGCCAGGTTACAGGGTGAGTTGGGTAATACCCATGATTTTATTGAGGGTGTTTCAGCATTCCTAGAGAAGAGGAGGCCTAGGTTTGTTGGTTATTGA